gttctttctagcatttctgtggcttatttgggtactaagtttccacaagtgtccccttgtttgcatcCCACTTGTGCTAAactgtttatctttatctaccctatcaattcctctgagaattgtagtgatcatgtcttccctaactcttctgtcttccagtgtcatgaggtttgGTTCCAACAGTTTTTCCTCattgttcatacctctcagcacagggactagcctggtggcatacttctgaacctTTTTTAACTTCGTTTTTTGTTTGACTAGacgtggactccaggctggagccacatattccagtattggtctgacaaatgAGGCCTCCCATTTGGCCTCAGTCTGGCTCTGTGCATTTTCATGCACTTAGCTCCGATTGTGATTAGTCTTCGTCTCTTGggtgttcgggttctggcctacctcgttGACTAGCTCGTGTGAGCTCCCAGCAGGTCAATGTGTCTGCTAGTCAGGAATCTGTTTTTTCCCAGCTGCCTGATTTGGGTTCCTGGTGGGTTGGCAGAAGTCCCAGTTTGTTCATGCCTAGGTTCGGACTTGGTTAGGTCTTGTTTGGGACACTCGGTTGGCATTGCTCTCCCTGCCTCCAGCGGCCTTGTCCTTCTTGCAGTGCTGCCTTTGTTGGTGTTGAGTTGGGCCAGGTGCCTTGGCAGTTGCTCGACGGCTATGTGGGAGCTTCAACTATGCCCTCTTTGGGTTTCACCTGTGCAGAGTTTGGCTTCAATGAATGAATGTACTGGTTCCTCCAAGGCACCTCCCTTTCACTACTGCAGCGACCTCAGGGTGCAGACTCTGTTGGCCCTTTGTTGGTTACTGCTTTGCCAGCTTTCTATTTAGGCTTTTCAGGGTTCGGTACCTTTCTCTGCACACATTAAATGTATTTACAGACGCCTCGGctctcagctggggctttgtCGCCAGCGATCATCAAGCTGGTCGGGAGCATTGGTCTGTACTCCTTTGtctggtgcacagtacagtgcAGAAGTTTGCGGCCGTGTGACAAGTACTGCAGAAGATTCGGATTCCTCCATGCTCCTTAGtctggctccatttggactgttctCCTGTGGTTCATTGTCTCCACTGTGCTGGGGAGGGGGTTGCTGTAGTCCCTGCTTCTTTGGAGCTGGACATTCACTTTGGAGTCTCTGTGCCATTCATGTTCTGGGAGTGTCCAACGTTCTTTCCTGTCCCAGTTATGTCCCGTCTCCATGGAGTGGACTGTCAGTGACGCCTCCCTCCTCTGGCGCTGCGAGACATTCAGGCACCCAGGGGGCTggaggctgagcggacagcacgctggacgcatgatcctgtggtcccgggttcgatcccgggtgctggcgagaaacaatgggcagagtttctttcaccctaatgcctagcagtaaataggtatctgggagttagtcagctgtcacgggagaTATTTCCCCGGCTCCATTTGACAGTCTGTCTGGTGTgtcgtttcacctctggcctgctcatgcgccgctggAGACTGCAGCGAGGTCTCTGGTCTTGGTGCTCCGTTTTTTTTCTTCAGCGAGGTTTACTTGTGTTCCCtttggtccaggattgttttctcAAGGCTCTTTTTCCTGGTCTCTCTCCTTCAGGTTGCCATGTTGGTGAGCTTCATATTCTATTTCAGCGCTGGGATTTTTATTCTTTCGGTTCGGTCTTCTACATCTGGGGGTCTATTTGTACGGTTCCAGCCGGTTCTTTCTCTTCTGGTGAAGGTTGAGTAGGTTGGTTTTAGAGGGGTCTGTTAGTGGTTgctgcttgattggtttggctgaaggttcatcatgttttgttccTGGTAATGGCTCTGTGTCACTACCTTCTTGCCACTGCTTCTGTATTGGTTGGCGCCTTGTTGGTCGATGTTGTTCATTCTGCTCCAAGGCTCGTCTTTCTCAGGTTGTCTGCAGTGTCATTAAGGCTTGCCAACCTGTGCCTTTCCCTCATGCTTGTGACATCCAAAATTATGCCACTCTTTCAGCTGTTTTGCTAGTATTTCCTGGGTAGCTTATATTAGAGTGAGGTTTTTTTTGAAGACTAACCAAGATTCTGGCAGACTGGCTTTTGGTCACTGTTCCTGGACCTCAGAGTCCCTGCGTGTTCTTAGGGCAGTTTCCTAGGTTGACTGTGTCTTGTTAACCCTCCAATTGTCTGTAAGGCTTCACTTCCTGGATATTTTCCCAGTGTGTTGGGAATTATCACACTGTGCCTcttgtgagggatggtgggggggggggggggcaagttttgactatggtccccagtaggccagaCAGAACTCTTGCATCTGATGTGACTTGGTGAAATAGCTTCAGGGTGCCACCAGGGCTCATCCAGAAAGAGCTGTTTCATTACATTGCTGGGTTTTTGGCACTGCACCTGCACTAACCTAAACTCTGACTACCATTGAGCAATAAAAGGTGCAAGAATAAAAAATAAACTGCGAACCATTGTGATATGCAGCAAATTACTTTACTTGACAGAATTTTTTTTATAGAATTCAAACTTTTTCTGATAAATTTGATATGGAGGGTAGACCCATTGCCCTATTGTTTAGAGGGATCCATTATATGGAACTCCAGATTTTGAAGCATGAATTGTATATACATTCTTAACAGTAAATATATGCATACTATTCATGATTTTCAATCCATTTCCAGGTTTTTCAAAAAGTTATACCATGTGCTAAATATTTAACCCTTttgttgctaagggctatttggccattgtcacccacagtcacataacaaaaaaaaattttttttttcttctaaaccttttaatttgtgttccctgatcacaggaaaaataataaaaaaatcgtaagtggcatattttgcccgctagggggaggggggagtctaGCAAAAAAGATGAGCTGACTCGGCATGCATCAGGAGGTGATCTGCtcagccccagctgtcaggcaggagtgatcacaaagagataattacctaattatttcaatgtgtctgattgatttttcttcatttttttgctgtaatattattcaatagtgtgtagtgtgatatatttatataataaaatgtgtgaatcatcgctgtactcaaaattatggtgtgcatattatcgattcaattattgtgttcataaaacaataaacaaatactttgtcagttattacactatatacacaggttatatataggtatctgcatattttgttcaccgtaacaaaccactaagttgatattgcAAGTCAAAGAGCAGCGAGGAGTGACCACCACATCTGCAAGCCAGccgctcgctgccactccctccctcaatgactcctcactcgccaacatcctcctcccaccatgctgtttttgcttttattcactatatacagacgttatatataagtatctacatgttctgttcaccataactgttcaactaagctggtatagtgcacaaagagcatagtggccaccccaaCCCAGTATGACAAATCATGTAGATGTTGCCACCTCCCTCTCCAAAATGGCTTCTTCCCACActctttgctgttattacactatatatgcaagttatatataagtatctacatttgtgttcaccataacgaaccactaagttggtatgctgagtggcagtggcacccagtggcagcctgccattggccgttacttcctccctccctcccctccctccctccctccctcacctcacctgactcaccaccattctcctcccaccatactgtttttgcttttattcactatatacagacgttatatataagtatctgcatgtttcgttcaccatagcgaacaactaagctggtatagtgagtccagacagtaaaaggtggtcacacagagtccgCAGACAACGCTacttccctccccaccaagattactcctcccactacagcgctaattatcacaacaatcctgctattatcagaatcctggtcatttttatcacagtcaggggtcttcggtaatactatcatcgctaaataatagcatgtacatatatattatggcatttttaggcgatgctgtggtcacacactgaacagcagtgctgtgagctcatgctgcatgcgtcagccttggtggctcactcggtactgaggctctcacacccgggaatggacCCACGATTTGTTTTTAAAATGGTGTCTGCTTACAAGAGCCctggtgaaggtgaggtgaaccctgtgtatccgcgggccgtttaaatcttgcgtagtactccaatacgtCACATGACGTGATGCGCAAGTTTGGGTAAGTTACTCAACACGTCATGTGACatgttgtgcagtttaagggttaaacttattttatattttactgtgTGTGAAAATATTTTTCTCACATGTTTGTTctaattattttaattttttttatgccTTAAGGAAACAGATCAGTTTATAAAGTAATACAATATTGTACAGTACtaaaatttttaaatatttcttcTGTTCATATCTTATCTCCGAGAGACTTTGAActttaaaatatttatataataaattcttTACAAGTGTAAACTGAATTCATTTTGTTTCAGGTTTTCTTTAGAAGATGAAGGCCAGCCAGTAAGAGAGATAGTGAGTGTGATGATGACCACTTCTGGTTTTATCTCCTCTGCTCGGGAAGGAAAGTTACCAGAGGCACGCTGCCCAAATATTCCCATGGCAATGCCCCGTAGCTCGTCTCCTTCTGTAGCTGGCGCAGCTGGGAAGAAAAAGCTGACAGTGGAGAAATTGATTAGGCAAAAAAATAACCAGGGAGGAACGGGACGACCAATGCCAAACAAGCCTCCACGGCCACTCAAGGTCAAAGTTAAAGACAAATCTAGCAGCAAAGGATTGAAGATACCAAAGGTGCCACTAGTCAGACCACCATCACACCCTCCAACAGGAAATCCTAGTACTCCAGGAGCACTGCCTGTCCCACCCAAGTTGAAAATGCCTACTCCCAAGCTTGCTGTTCCTAAGTTTCCTAGCCCAAAGCCACCTTCCACTCCTAAGATTCCTACATCCAAAACATCTACTCCCAAATTATCTCCTCCAAAGATTCCTACACCTAAGCTCCCAACCCCCAAGACGTCAACCCCCAAGACTTCAACCCCTAAGATTTCAACCCCCAAGACATCAACCCCCAAGACATCAACCCTCAAAACATCAACCCCCAAGACATCAACCCCTAAGACTTCAACCTCTAAGATTAAGGTTCCAAAACCACCTAAAACTCCAAAATCAGAAGCCAAGAAGTCCTCTAACCTAAAGGCCAAAGACCCAGGAAAGGATGGTGAATCAAAGAAGGTAAAGAAAGAGAAGGAACCAGGGAAAAAACCCAAGGAAAGTAAAAAAGAGAAAGATCCCACAAAGAAacccaaggagcccaaaaaggacaaGGATGGCAAAAAAGAGAAAGAGTCTAAAAAAGACAAGGAAAttaaaaaggaaaaagaaaacaaaaaagagagagagcgagaacgagaaTTGATCTTGGCTTTGGCATCATCCTCGGCTGTCACAGTGACATCAATACCAGCGCCTACTAAAGCACAAGATATGTCAATGCAAGACAAGGCTGAAGGTAAATCAAAATTGAGTATTTTCAAGAAAATCAACAAACCTAAAGATACTAAAGACCAGGATCGGCCAGGGGAGCGTGATGCCCAGCAGTCTCGTGATAGTTCTCCAGATCTTATGATAGATGAAACTCCTACTAGATTAGTGCAGCGTCGACCCCCAGAGGAACTAACTGTAATGGACACCCCAGGTCATCGACTGGAGACATCAATGGATGATATGGTTAGATCACCTGCCGATTTCTCTTCATACCAGGATGACATGTCACCTCCCGGAACCCCTTCAACTCCTAGAACTCCTGAAATACCACATATTCCCATTCGTAAATCTTCAGAAAAGCGCAAGGGGAAAGAAAGGACAAAGGAAAAGAGACCAAAGAAGGACCGTTCAAAATCACCAAAATGTGGGTTCAGCCCTTCTCATCGAGAAGTTTGTGAATTTGATACTCCTGAGCGTCCAAAAACTCCAGAAGTTGGTTTGCCCATAGGGAATCTTGTAGGAGGTTCTACTATCCCCTTCTCACTTCCACCTTTCCCTTCTGCCCCAGGGTTTATTCCTCCATTTTCTAGGTTTCCCTTTATTCCACCATTTGGTGGTCCCCCACCTCGCCCAGGCTTGTCCCATCCACCCATGCCTGACCTTCGCTTACCCCCAAACCCTTTTCTTCCAAGACCCCCCATGAAACGTCAGCTGGATGATGACCATTTAATGTCCTTAGATGAAGCTGAAAATCTAGAAAGGCCTTTAACCCCAAGACATGCCCGTGACTCCAGCCCCCTTCCGGTGACCAGTCATCCATCCCCTTTGCGgtcaccatctcccactcaactGCCAGTAACTCCTCCTCGCCCTCGGACACCTGCTCATCACTCTCCTCCACCTATGCCTAAAATGAAAATGGAGAAATTAGAAAAAATTGACAAAGAAAAggtaataattttatatatatatatatatatatatatatatatatatatatatatatatatatatatatatatatatatatatatatatatatatatatatatatatatattatatatatatatatatatattatatatatatattatattatatatatatatatatatatatatatatatatatatatatat
Above is a window of Procambarus clarkii isolate CNS0578487 chromosome 11, FALCON_Pclarkii_2.0, whole genome shotgun sequence DNA encoding:
- the Taf3 gene encoding transcription initiation factor TFIID subunit 3 — its product is MASQFRNEILKISVGQICQTIGFQGVYSTPLDVVCDLLHRYMSEVCRLTHRYTEHFGRTEPNLDDLGLAFHDMGISVPELEEYINNVDCPPFPHSLPSLPVPRTSNLNFLKPGSREILSRPIHIHEHLPPMYPEKEEEELDVKVNSNLEEAMGESSSPAHSPQPAVKRSSDSDTSPAKKTKFSLEDEGQPVREIVSVMMTTSGFISSAREGKLPEARCPNIPMAMPRSSSPSVAGAAGKKKLTVEKLIRQKNNQGGTGRPMPNKPPRPLKVKVKDKSSSKGLKIPKVPLVRPPSHPPTGNPSTPGALPVPPKLKMPTPKLAVPKFPSPKPPSTPKIPTSKTSTPKLSPPKIPTPKLPTPKTSTPKTSTPKISTPKTSTPKTSTLKTSTPKTSTPKTSTSKIKVPKPPKTPKSEAKKSSNLKAKDPGKDGESKKVKKEKEPGKKPKESKKEKDPTKKPKEPKKDKDGKKEKESKKDKEIKKEKENKKERERERELILALASSSAVTVTSIPAPTKAQDMSMQDKAEGKSKLSIFKKINKPKDTKDQDRPGERDAQQSRDSSPDLMIDETPTRLVQRRPPEELTVMDTPGHRLETSMDDMVRSPADFSSYQDDMSPPGTPSTPRTPEIPHIPIRKSSEKRKGKERTKEKRPKKDRSKSPKCGFSPSHREVCEFDTPERPKTPEVGLPIGNLVGGSTIPFSLPPFPSAPGFIPPFSRFPFIPPFGGPPPRPGLSHPPMPDLRLPPNPFLPRPPMKRQLDDDHLMSLDEAENLERPLTPRHARDSSPLPVTSHPSPLRSPSPTQLPVTPPRPRTPAHHSPPPMPKMKMEKLEKIDKEKKKEHKKEKKEKEKEKEKEKVKKKKDKKDKEKEKSDKKKEKEKTKLEKKEKKVKKEKDEGTSVPRITMKIASTSGSSPPGPSTLRPLDTAPAPKLVIKPVVKQEEEIPVTKPTSVPSTTHEDQPGSPEIAKFSALITRPPRSQQKKGESPPVVPVLKIKDVQNTTIKQKEGKEPSHSPIKTKDTKEVPPLKIKTASATPSKPPPTPKPVTKPPSIPKQSPTPKLPTTPKPLSMPKPSSMPKPPEEKKSPGSKKVREKKEKKEKKPKEQMQPTPMSVPASPSLSSPAPGTGGVSSTDLSFPPQVVPTPVPVVSPPLDTPKSSKKQEQKSTGLLTETVGPIGHFVDDQGNEVWICPTCGKQDDGSPMIGCDTCDDWYHWVCVGIQVPPNDDVNWYCPRCLSQHKQRGAPPEKKKRGRKKK